The Paraburkholderia fungorum genome window below encodes:
- a CDS encoding BON domain-containing protein: MKAIKIAGAVLLMAACINGYAQGASAAEADSASASATASAASGAVSNKQLAASVRSALRSERRHGLKSSYIRVRANGGVVTLTGVVADNSQIGLATSVAQRVPGVSSVVNKLKLRVVAGVKGSE; the protein is encoded by the coding sequence ATGAAAGCAATAAAGATAGCGGGCGCAGTGCTGCTGATGGCGGCCTGCATCAACGGATATGCGCAAGGCGCGAGCGCGGCCGAAGCGGATTCCGCTTCGGCTTCTGCTACCGCCAGCGCGGCAAGCGGTGCTGTGTCGAACAAACAACTGGCGGCGTCGGTGCGCAGTGCGCTGCGCAGCGAACGTCGCCACGGCCTGAAGTCCAGCTATATTCGCGTGCGCGCCAACGGGGGCGTGGTCACGTTGACTGGCGTAGTGGCCGACAACAGTCAGATCGGTCTTGCGACCAGCGTCGCGCAGCGCGTGCCGGGCGTCAGTTCCGTCGTCAACAAGCTGAAGCTGCGTGTGGTGGCGGGTGTGAAAGGCTCGGAATAA
- a CDS encoding efflux transporter outer membrane subunit, with protein sequence MPSHLNMMFNRPSCIAAAAVALLSGLTVLSGCTVGPNYHGAPMVARDAHSSATFVRAPASGTSTSPAPKQWWLAFGDPQLNDLVAAALANSPDVHIAQARLRESRSQLQTQRANALPKISGDAAAVRMREPDLSALSSSSSSSSSGSSAASSGRGPLQLYTAGFDASWEIDLFGGTRRAIEAASADAEAVDADLADTQVSLAAEVAQTYIDLRDQQTRLELAQRQAETEQKMLTLTQQRRERGTAADVDVERLNTQVQNTRATLIPLDAQVTDSLDRLAVLTGREPGALDQQLAGTRPLPAMPATVAVGDPSTMLQQRPDIRAAERRLASSNAQIGEHVADFFPKLTLLGDISFSASDPGHLIRKNNFSWVGAPYLQWNAFDFGRTLGSVHAAEASRDEAEARYTKSVLSALQDANSSLSRYGHQREHVVTLQKVEASATHSATLMRQRYSAGVSTLIDLLDTQREEFTAQQNVVAGQAELLKDFVSLQKSLGLGWQAQDPAQAQAQPPQSQPQAQPQQQG encoded by the coding sequence ATGCCTTCTCATCTCAACATGATGTTCAACCGTCCTTCGTGTATTGCAGCGGCCGCCGTGGCGCTTCTGTCCGGCCTGACCGTTCTGTCCGGCTGCACGGTCGGCCCCAACTATCACGGTGCGCCGATGGTCGCGCGCGACGCGCACAGCAGCGCGACCTTCGTGCGCGCGCCCGCTTCCGGCACGAGCACGTCGCCCGCGCCGAAGCAGTGGTGGCTCGCGTTCGGCGATCCGCAGCTCAACGATCTGGTCGCCGCCGCGCTGGCGAACAGTCCTGATGTGCATATTGCGCAGGCGCGTCTGCGGGAATCGCGTTCGCAATTGCAGACCCAGCGTGCGAATGCGTTGCCGAAGATTTCCGGCGATGCCGCCGCCGTGCGCATGCGCGAGCCCGATCTGAGCGCGCTGAGTTCGAGCAGTTCTTCAAGTTCCTCAGGCAGCAGCGCTGCGTCGTCGGGACGAGGGCCGTTGCAGCTTTATACGGCGGGTTTCGACGCGTCGTGGGAGATCGATCTGTTCGGCGGCACGCGGCGCGCGATCGAAGCAGCGTCGGCCGATGCGGAAGCCGTCGACGCCGATCTCGCGGACACCCAGGTTTCGCTCGCGGCGGAAGTCGCGCAGACCTACATCGATCTTCGGGATCAGCAGACGCGGCTCGAACTCGCGCAGCGTCAGGCGGAAACCGAGCAGAAAATGCTGACGCTCACGCAGCAGCGCCGCGAACGCGGCACGGCGGCGGACGTCGACGTCGAACGCCTGAACACGCAGGTTCAGAACACGCGCGCCACGCTGATTCCGCTCGACGCACAAGTCACCGATTCGCTCGACCGACTCGCCGTGCTGACCGGCCGCGAGCCCGGCGCACTCGACCAGCAACTCGCGGGCACGCGGCCATTACCGGCAATGCCGGCGACGGTGGCGGTCGGCGATCCGTCGACGATGTTGCAGCAGCGCCCCGACATTCGCGCGGCGGAGCGGCGGCTTGCATCGAGCAATGCGCAGATCGGCGAACACGTTGCCGATTTTTTCCCGAAGTTGACGCTGCTCGGCGATATCAGCTTCAGCGCAAGCGATCCTGGACATCTGATCCGCAAGAACAACTTCAGTTGGGTCGGCGCGCCGTATCTGCAATGGAATGCGTTCGATTTTGGCCGCACGCTGGGTAGCGTGCACGCGGCTGAAGCGTCGCGCGACGAAGCCGAAGCGCGTTATACGAAGTCGGTGCTCAGCGCGCTTCAGGACGCGAATTCTTCGTTGTCGCGCTATGGGCATCAGCGCGAGCATGTCGTCACGTTGCAGAAGGTGGAAGCCTCCGCCACGCATTCGGCCACGTTGATGCGGCAGCGTTATTCCGCAGGCGTCTCCACGCTGATCGATCTGCTCGACACGCAGCGCGAAGAATTTACCGCGCAGCAGAATGTCGTCGCAGGGCAGGCCGAGTTGCTGAAGGACTTTGTGTCGCTACAGAAGAGCCTCGGCCTGGGCTGGCAGGCGCAGGATCCGGCACAAGCGCAAGCGCAGCCGCCACAGTCGCAACCGCAAGCTCAGCCCCAACAGCAGGGCTGA
- a CDS encoding MDR family MFS transporter, with protein MAESSAAAPAAPNVPAGPHAEERASVGDWIAVAAGALGALMATLDISITNSALPQIQGEIGATGTEGTWISTGYLMSEIVMIPLAAWLTRVFGLRNFLLTNSALFIAFSMMCGWSHTLPMMIAGRIGQGFTGGALIPTAQTIIRTRLPMSQLPVGMTMFGLIVLLGPLLGPVVGGWLAENISWSWCFFMNLPICLALMTLLIVGLPSDKPHWEAFLKADWLGIAGLAIGLSSLTVVLEEGQRERWFESPMIVGLTCLSLFGMCLIAASQMTAKKPILRLSLMRNPNYASVIVIVSAVGAALYGVSYLVPQFLGVVAGYNAEQSGAIMLLSGLPAFMIMPVLPKLLGKFDFRVLVITGLVLYALSCMIDISLTAQSVGHDFVWSQLIRGTAQMLAMMPLNQASMAAVSREDSGDAAGLYNMARNLGGSIGLAIIGTVIDRRTTFHTAMIRESVSANSTIGQESIAANAANWFAHTGDMAYSQMRALGQLGAQIQVQATVMTYSETFYLLGIALLACIPLALLLKTPRRGAPPPSSAGH; from the coding sequence CGCACGCCGAAGAGCGGGCCAGCGTCGGCGACTGGATCGCCGTCGCGGCTGGTGCACTCGGCGCGTTGATGGCTACGCTCGACATCTCGATCACGAACTCGGCGCTGCCGCAGATCCAGGGTGAAATCGGCGCCACCGGCACCGAAGGCACGTGGATCTCGACCGGCTATCTGATGTCGGAAATCGTGATGATTCCGCTCGCGGCATGGCTCACGCGCGTGTTCGGCCTGCGCAATTTCCTGCTCACCAATTCGGCGCTGTTCATCGCGTTCTCGATGATGTGCGGCTGGTCGCACACATTGCCGATGATGATCGCCGGCCGCATCGGTCAGGGCTTTACGGGCGGCGCGCTGATTCCGACGGCGCAGACCATCATCCGTACGCGGCTGCCGATGTCGCAGTTGCCGGTCGGCATGACCATGTTCGGGCTGATCGTGTTGCTCGGGCCGCTGCTCGGGCCGGTGGTCGGCGGCTGGCTCGCGGAGAACATCAGCTGGAGTTGGTGCTTCTTCATGAACCTGCCGATCTGCCTCGCGCTGATGACGCTGCTGATCGTCGGTCTGCCGTCGGACAAGCCGCATTGGGAAGCGTTTCTGAAGGCGGACTGGCTCGGCATCGCCGGTCTCGCAATCGGCCTCAGTTCGCTGACGGTGGTGCTTGAAGAAGGGCAGCGCGAACGCTGGTTCGAATCGCCGATGATCGTCGGGCTCACATGCCTGTCGCTGTTCGGCATGTGCCTGATCGCGGCATCGCAAATGACCGCGAAGAAGCCGATCCTGCGGCTGAGCCTGATGCGCAACCCCAATTACGCGAGCGTGATCGTGATCGTGTCGGCGGTCGGCGCGGCGCTGTATGGCGTGTCGTACCTGGTGCCGCAGTTTCTCGGCGTGGTCGCGGGTTACAACGCCGAGCAGTCCGGCGCGATCATGCTGCTGTCCGGCTTGCCCGCTTTCATGATCATGCCGGTGCTGCCTAAACTGCTCGGCAAGTTCGATTTCCGCGTGCTGGTCATCACCGGGCTGGTGCTGTACGCACTCAGTTGCATGATCGACATCAGCCTGACCGCGCAGAGCGTCGGCCACGATTTCGTCTGGTCGCAACTGATACGCGGCACGGCCCAGATGCTCGCGATGATGCCGCTGAATCAGGCGTCGATGGCAGCAGTGTCGCGTGAAGATTCCGGCGATGCCGCCGGTCTCTACAACATGGCGCGCAACCTTGGCGGCTCGATTGGTCTCGCGATCATCGGCACCGTGATCGACCGGCGCACGACCTTCCATACCGCGATGATCCGCGAGTCGGTCAGCGCCAATTCGACCATCGGCCAGGAGAGCATCGCGGCCAACGCGGCGAACTGGTTCGCCCATACCGGCGACATGGCGTACTCGCAGATGCGCGCGCTCGGCCAACTCGGCGCGCAGATCCAGGTGCAGGCCACTGTGATGACCTATTCGGAAACCTTCTATCTGCTCGGTATTGCGCTGCTCGCCTGCATTCCGCTCGCGCTGCTTCTGAAAACACCGCGCAGAGGCGCGCCGCCGCCTTCGTCTGCTGGACACTAA
- a CDS encoding porin: protein MNKTNPQSVFSWCSTASSKRPGRRVARTALRTAVLAAVGVAGQGAWASDSFFNDYFAGIPYVGVNAYSPGVSLYGVVDEAVGFTKGAQTAFVQQSGGQWTSKFGFYGVEDLGGGYRARFNLESGFNASNGQLGTTNTLFNREAWVSIGSRSTGELKFGLQDDVGVPLFVDIFGQVGTVSAVAFLTAWTYDLGPGASYEPARLPNAISYSTPWFGPLNAQVAVSLASQGSTAPTVTTRAIALNYYDGRVFGTLSYLGNYGLNALTTSSYVRTDNFAAGAVYDTGHYVLSAGYSFLAPRLAGDRVASLYTLGGLYRYQRNDFRAELAYRTVAGFSDRSYGITLGYDYNLSQRTALYVRGSMITNTGSTPPYGKYPGEQPTVDYVSTSYTGANGALENYQSPRVVLVGMYHKF from the coding sequence TTGAATAAGACCAACCCGCAGTCTGTGTTCTCCTGGTGTTCCACTGCTTCATCGAAGCGTCCCGGCCGCCGTGTCGCGCGGACCGCATTGCGCACGGCGGTGCTGGCCGCGGTGGGCGTGGCCGGCCAGGGCGCGTGGGCGTCGGACTCGTTCTTCAACGACTATTTCGCGGGCATTCCGTACGTCGGGGTGAATGCGTACTCGCCTGGGGTCAGCCTGTACGGTGTGGTCGACGAGGCGGTGGGCTTCACCAAAGGCGCGCAAACCGCATTCGTGCAGCAGAGCGGCGGACAGTGGACCTCGAAGTTCGGCTTCTATGGTGTCGAAGACCTCGGCGGCGGTTACCGTGCCCGCTTCAATCTCGAAAGCGGCTTTAACGCCTCGAACGGACAGCTTGGCACGACCAACACGCTGTTCAATCGCGAGGCGTGGGTGTCGATCGGCTCGCGCAGCACGGGTGAACTCAAGTTCGGCTTGCAGGACGATGTCGGCGTACCGCTGTTCGTCGATATTTTCGGACAGGTGGGCACGGTGTCCGCCGTTGCGTTTCTGACCGCGTGGACTTACGACCTCGGGCCGGGCGCAAGCTACGAACCGGCGCGTCTGCCGAACGCAATCAGCTATTCGACGCCGTGGTTCGGGCCGCTCAATGCGCAGGTCGCGGTGTCGCTGGCGAGCCAGGGCAGCACGGCGCCGACCGTGACGACCCGCGCCATCGCGCTGAATTACTACGACGGCCGCGTGTTCGGCACGCTCAGCTATCTCGGCAACTACGGCCTCAATGCGCTGACGACTTCGTCGTACGTGCGTACCGACAACTTCGCGGCGGGCGCGGTGTACGACACCGGGCACTACGTGCTGTCGGCGGGGTACAGCTTTCTCGCGCCGCGCCTGGCCGGTGACCGCGTGGCTTCGCTCTATACCCTGGGTGGCCTGTACCGCTATCAGCGCAACGATTTTCGCGCGGAACTCGCGTATCGCACGGTGGCCGGTTTCAGCGATCGTTCGTACGGCATAACGCTCGGCTACGACTACAACCTGTCGCAGCGCACGGCGCTCTATGTGCGCGGCTCGATGATCACCAACACCGGTTCGACGCCGCCTTATGGCAAGTATCCGGGTGAACAGCCGACTGTCGACTACGTCAGCACCAGCTACACCGGGGCCAACGGCGCACTTGAGAACTACCAGTCGCCGCGCGTCGTGCTGGTCGGCATGTACCACAAGTTTTAA
- a CDS encoding MFS transporter, which produces MNATNQSDTVAQVAHVAPSNRAIRSTIVAAALGNGLEFFDFTVYSFFAALIGKLFFPVDSELGSLMLSLATFGVGFVVRPLGGIVIGAYADRAGRKPALVLTVLMMALGTGVIGFAPTFASIGYAAPVLIVCGRLLQGFSAGGEVGAATTLLMESASKGQRSSLVSWQMASQGGALLVGALVAVTLSKSLPHEALLSWGWRVPFLIGLLIGPIGFYLRRHLDDTLPVAHETSTPKPRARLPFRQIVAGTMLVIGGTSSMYTIAFFLPSFLTLTLGMPSAVASLAGCMAGVVLLIGSPLAGRIADRVPSRKKLLYAVSIVSLVLLLPAFHVIRAWPSIGTVLAVVFVLIGLMTLSGPAGFVMILESLRPEVRATSLGIIYALGVTVFGGFAQLIVSYLWRISGSFYAPAWYVLGCGVVSLVGLTMFGEGEK; this is translated from the coding sequence ATGAACGCAACAAACCAATCCGACACCGTGGCTCAGGTGGCGCACGTAGCGCCGTCGAACCGCGCAATCCGCTCGACGATCGTCGCCGCCGCGCTCGGCAACGGCCTCGAATTCTTCGACTTCACGGTCTACAGCTTCTTCGCCGCGCTGATCGGCAAGCTGTTCTTTCCGGTCGATAGCGAACTCGGCTCGCTGATGCTGTCACTGGCGACGTTCGGCGTCGGCTTTGTCGTGCGTCCGCTCGGCGGGATCGTGATCGGCGCGTATGCCGATCGCGCGGGCCGCAAACCGGCACTCGTGCTGACCGTGCTGATGATGGCGCTCGGCACCGGCGTGATCGGCTTCGCGCCGACGTTCGCGAGCATCGGGTACGCGGCGCCGGTGTTGATCGTCTGCGGACGTCTTTTGCAGGGCTTTTCGGCGGGCGGTGAAGTGGGTGCAGCGACCACGCTGCTGATGGAGTCCGCGAGCAAGGGCCAGCGCAGTTCGCTGGTTAGCTGGCAGATGGCGAGCCAGGGCGGCGCGCTGCTGGTGGGTGCGCTGGTGGCGGTGACGCTATCGAAGAGTCTCCCGCACGAAGCCTTGCTGTCATGGGGATGGCGCGTGCCGTTCCTGATCGGCTTGCTGATCGGGCCAATCGGCTTTTATCTGCGCCGTCATCTCGACGATACGTTGCCCGTCGCACACGAAACCTCGACGCCGAAACCGAGGGCGCGTCTGCCGTTCCGGCAGATTGTCGCGGGCACGATGCTGGTGATTGGCGGCACGTCGTCGATGTACACCATCGCATTCTTTCTGCCGTCGTTCCTGACGTTGACGCTCGGGATGCCGTCGGCCGTGGCGTCGCTCGCCGGCTGCATGGCGGGTGTCGTGCTGCTGATCGGCTCGCCGCTCGCCGGCCGTATCGCGGATCGCGTGCCGAGCCGCAAGAAGCTGCTTTACGCGGTGTCGATCGTGTCGCTGGTGTTGCTGTTGCCGGCGTTTCACGTGATCCGCGCGTGGCCTTCCATCGGCACCGTGCTGGCAGTCGTTTTCGTGCTGATCGGGCTGATGACGCTGTCGGGTCCGGCCGGCTTCGTGATGATCCTGGAGTCGTTGCGTCCCGAAGTGCGGGCGACGTCGCTCGGCATCATCTATGCGCTCGGCGTGACCGTATTCGGCGGCTTCGCGCAGTTGATCGTCAGTTACCTGTGGCGGATCAGCGGCAGCTTCTATGCGCCCGCGTGGTACGTGCTGGGCTGCGGCGTGGTGAGCCTGGTCGGGCTGACGATGTTCGGCGAGGGAGAGAAGTAA
- a CDS encoding LysR family transcriptional regulator → MKIHHLRALVAVSVTGSIKGAAVSLHVSQPAITKAIRELEDEFGVQLLERNQWGVVPTAEGAALLNRARTVVREMERAEEDMAHLKGLRDGNLVIGVTPITGTAGLTEAFVEFRKRWPKVTVEFRELGFNQLGEQLQNRTLDLAFTAFAKPLPDSGDAKELFSFDTVFVTRAAGIYAGADSLEALREAEWIHTDVTENHATFIREMYERAGLAAPHCITRCTSYALFYSLTVNTDSVFVWTQHSLDETELGRTFVRLPLPETPPPLRLYLLTPPGLQLTRPAAYFLDCILSGTAAKKRDASLAASRAAGNRR, encoded by the coding sequence ATGAAAATTCATCATTTACGGGCGCTGGTCGCCGTGTCGGTGACGGGCAGCATCAAGGGCGCGGCCGTGTCGCTGCACGTCAGCCAGCCGGCGATTACCAAGGCCATCCGCGAACTGGAGGACGAGTTCGGCGTGCAGTTGCTCGAGCGCAACCAGTGGGGCGTGGTGCCGACGGCGGAAGGCGCCGCGCTGCTGAACCGGGCGCGCACGGTGGTACGGGAGATGGAGCGCGCCGAAGAAGATATGGCGCATCTGAAAGGGCTGCGCGACGGCAACCTGGTGATCGGCGTGACGCCGATCACCGGCACGGCGGGTCTGACCGAGGCGTTCGTCGAGTTTCGCAAACGCTGGCCGAAGGTCACGGTGGAGTTTCGCGAACTCGGCTTCAATCAGCTTGGCGAGCAACTGCAAAACCGCACGCTCGATCTCGCCTTTACCGCGTTTGCGAAACCGCTTCCCGATTCAGGGGACGCGAAGGAACTGTTCTCGTTCGACACGGTTTTCGTGACCCGCGCCGCCGGTATCTATGCAGGCGCGGATTCGCTCGAAGCCTTGCGCGAAGCGGAGTGGATTCACACCGACGTCACCGAGAATCACGCCACGTTCATTCGCGAGATGTATGAGCGCGCGGGTCTCGCTGCGCCGCATTGCATTACGCGCTGCACGTCGTACGCGTTGTTCTACAGCCTGACTGTGAATACGGATTCGGTGTTCGTCTGGACCCAGCATTCGCTCGATGAAACCGAACTCGGCCGGACTTTCGTCAGGTTGCCGCTGCCCGAGACGCCGCCGCCATTGCGGCTGTATCTGCTGACGCCGCCAGGGTTGCAGTTGACGCGACCGGCCGCGTATTTTCTCGACTGCATTCTGAGCGGGACCGCCGCGAAGAAGCGCGATGCTTCGCTCGCGGCGTCACGCGCGGCGGGGAATCGTCGATAG
- a CDS encoding M20 aminoacylase family protein: protein MTQEHAQLLADLRESEQQFISVRRDIHAHPELGFAETRTADLVAGKLREWGYEVTVGIGGTGVVGQIRRGTSERKIGLRADMDALPIQEETGLPYASTVASTMHACGHDGHTAILLAAAHHLATRGTFDGTLNVIFQPAEEGLGGATRMIEDGLFTRFPCDMVFALHNAPGLPIGHFALRHGCMMASSDTVTITVTGKGTHGATPQFGCDPIVAASNIVLALQSIVSRNIEPTRAAVVTVGAFNSGSAGNVIPQTATLKLSVRALDSETRAMLEQRIRQIADMQAQTYGATAEVDYKSISRPLINDRNAAELAIATIEALAGPQSLTVMPDAVMGSEDFSWMTEQLPGCYVLLGNGVGSTGGCMVHNPSYDFNDAALSWGAAYSVALAERYLRAG from the coding sequence ATGACGCAGGAACATGCACAGCTACTCGCGGATTTGCGCGAGTCGGAACAACAGTTCATCTCGGTCCGGCGCGATATCCACGCGCACCCCGAACTCGGTTTCGCGGAAACCCGCACGGCGGATCTCGTCGCCGGCAAGCTGCGCGAGTGGGGCTACGAGGTCACGGTGGGGATCGGCGGGACGGGGGTGGTGGGGCAGATCCGCCGCGGCACGTCGGAGCGCAAGATCGGCCTGCGTGCCGACATGGACGCACTGCCGATCCAGGAAGAAACCGGTTTGCCGTACGCGAGCACGGTCGCCAGCACGATGCACGCGTGCGGTCACGACGGCCACACGGCGATTCTGCTGGCCGCCGCGCATCACCTCGCGACGCGCGGCACGTTCGACGGCACGCTGAACGTAATTTTCCAGCCCGCCGAAGAAGGCCTGGGCGGCGCGACGCGGATGATCGAAGACGGTCTCTTCACGCGCTTTCCGTGCGACATGGTGTTCGCGCTGCATAACGCGCCCGGCTTGCCGATCGGCCATTTCGCGCTGCGCCACGGCTGCATGATGGCGTCGTCGGACACGGTGACGATCACCGTCACCGGCAAGGGCACGCACGGCGCGACGCCGCAGTTCGGGTGCGATCCGATCGTCGCCGCGTCGAACATCGTGCTGGCGCTGCAATCCATCGTGTCGCGCAACATCGAACCGACCCGCGCGGCCGTGGTGACAGTGGGCGCGTTCAATTCCGGCTCGGCGGGCAACGTGATCCCGCAAACAGCCACGCTGAAGCTGTCGGTTCGCGCGCTCGACAGCGAGACCCGCGCGATGCTCGAACAGCGGATTCGCCAGATCGCGGACATGCAGGCGCAAACCTATGGCGCGACCGCCGAGGTCGACTACAAGTCGATTTCCCGCCCGCTGATCAACGACCGCAACGCCGCCGAACTCGCCATCGCAACCATCGAAGCGTTGGCCGGACCGCAGTCGCTGACCGTGATGCCGGACGCCGTGATGGGCAGCGAGGACTTCTCGTGGATGACCGAACAGTTGCCGGGCTGCTATGTGCTGCTGGGCAACGGCGTCGGCTCGACGGGCGGCTGCATGGTCCACAACCCGTCGTACGACTTCAACGACGCCGCGCTGAGCTGGGGAGCGGCGTACTCCGTCGCGCTTGCCGAACGCTATCTGCGCGCAGGCTGA